In Conger conger chromosome 5, fConCon1.1, whole genome shotgun sequence, the DNA window caacaagcaaattagccgtAGTTAGCttgatgaatttacaaatatccacatgaggcaatacgaacatagagcattgttgcacacacgttgtgtctcaggtggatatttgtaaattcggccaGCTAACTAATAGTTAATTTGCTTGTTAATGATAAGGAACTGctatcgttttataactagatatgtattcttcccttggataataagcagtagtacacagagtttcagtgatcgcttgtctggagtgcaattttggcagctacacgttccttttatctctttacatgttggatcatgcatgtttagctaaacctttatttgtctcaaactttaagttacagttgcatcatttgtggtacactatcatatcttgcttatatagccagctagttccatagccaaataagttgcttgcttaTAATATAGTtagttagctaaagtgaaaacttcaaaaagataaaacatatataaatagtgttgtgcagcacactaaagtcacctgtttggcgaacattttcttactagaacactatgaaaagacggcaggctctgttgcgtttgtcactgtcaactttccaaaacgGTGCattttgtggtttgagggtgtttgacTATTAATGCAGGCGAGAGCAGCTTCCCAATGGCAACTGGCATAAGTACATAAGTAGCCTACTCAGATCGGTACTCTGTACTGGCCCATCCACTTGCACAATTAAGTACTTGGTACACGGATCAGTTCTGAAAAAATGGTATTGGTGCACCTCTAGGTGAAAGCATTGAAGTTCTAGAAGCCTGGCCGAGaacttgaaggaaaaaaaaaaaaaaaaaaaaaacacttcaaaggGTTACAATTAATTATTTCTTCCTTCcccgttttttattttataaaaaaatgttttaaggaaCTTGAAGGCAGATGTATCCGGGTAGATGAAGCCGGCAAATCTGGAACCAGGTCCGGAGGAGGATTcagagggggcaggggtggagggggtggattCTACCAGCAACAAAGGGGGAGCCGGGGTGGAAGAGGTGAGCCTGGTTACTCCCGAGGTCAGGGCTGGCGATTGCAAAACGGTGCGCCTCCGTTTGCTTTGTCATGCCCTCCTTGATTTTTGGTACGTGTTTTTGGAGGGGAGCGAGTCAGAATGAAGCCTGATTTATGCTTGGCATAACGACCCTTGCAACAACTGCCGCGTGAGAAAAATGACGCATTTTCGTATGaccctcaaataaaaaaatgtttcaccacCCCACCCTCCCTGTGTATTGTGTCTTGTCTTGGAGGATATGGAGGTGGAGACCGGTATGGAGGCGAGAGGAGTTACGGAGACCGGAGTGGAGGAGGTTACGGTGGCGGTGGATATGGTAGTGGCAGTGGAGGAGGTTACCAGAGGAGCAGTGGTGGTGGAAGATACGGTGGCAGCAGCAGCGGTGGTGGCGGCTACAGCAGAGACAGGtgtggagccaaaatggcggccaCCGTCTGGGAATGCCCTTTTACTCAGTGCAACTGTGGAACAGTGAAGCTATGGCATTGTGCTAACGCCGTTGTTTCTCTTTAGGGAACAGCACGGATCCTACAGGGACAGCGACTATGGTAAGTATGAATGGCTGTAGAAGCTTACAtgcatttctctttttcttttcccccctcccccttttaaCAGGCCCACGTACGAGGTTACTGTTAGCACAGTAGGAAGCTGTGAGCTTAACTGCGGAAGTATTGAACATGCCTTTGCCTGCCTCCTGCCCTCATTCTCAGCTAAGAAACATTGCTTAAAGAATGGAGGGGAAGGGGGCAGTGGTTCAGATCTCAAACCAGGAATCGCCTCTGTACTAGCCATTCATGAGGATGACTGAAGTGTTGGCTGAGTTTGTTGGTGTGCTTGTGGGGGCATTGCGCCTTCAGGCCTTGGTAGTGTCGCTGTCTATAGGGCTGAACGTATTTCACACCGAAATCGCAGCTTAAAAGAACACAATAGCAAAAGCAAATTTTTTGCGATAATAAATTAGCGTTTAGGTTAATTCAGGAGTGCTTGTGAAGTTGTCCATCCGGAGACAGTGTAGTTAGTGACTCAATTGGAATAGTCCAAAATGGAACCTGCTGTTGCTCTACACTGGCAAATCTTTAGCGCAACTCGATAGCGTGAACGGACCACACATGGGGCCGCGGCGCAGGCTTCGCCTGAGGACACGTCTGAACGTCATGGACTCGGCTTCTCAGGCAAGCCGGACGCTGATCAGCAGAAGCTGCAGGATTCGTCTCAAAGGGCCTGTTGAGACGTGTCGCCTCTAAATGTTTAAGTCGGCAGCTGTTCAACGGTGCCGACATTACGAAAATCGTAACGGGCTATAACCATTTCATTTAACCGTGACATTCTGGTATCAGTTCATTGATATCAAATTTCGCAAACCTGATTTTGATATCGAGAAAAATTATTAAATGCCTTAAGTGACACCCAGCTAACATGCTCCTCCAACAGCAATGAAATGATATAATATCATGTCAAAATATAAACACTCAACAGTGACCCACTGATTTGTGGCAGCTGAAATTGTCCGCTCTCTCCTACCCAGCATATGGTGCTTTTCTGCGATTTGTGTTTTCATAGTCCCAGTATTTGCTCGGAAATTGAccatcattttttttcttttttgtttttatgcatcaatgcataaaaaaaattctaatccATTCATATCATTTCGCCTTAATATACTGGCTATTATTAAACAAACCGCAGTTTGTATGTTGACAGCATCTAATATTTGGTGGCTTTgctataatattttttatcGTATGCAATACAGAACTGTGAATGCATAGGGGAggggacttaaaaaaaaatctcaatatTGGTCTGGAAAAAAATAGCAATTATAATAGTTTCCTGAGCCGTTCAGCCCTACTGTCCCATCAGGATGGAGGACTGCATCTAAACGGCACATCTTCAGAACTGCCTCTCTACTTCCTCCTGTAGGAGTGTAATTGAAAGTTTTTTTGTGTtcgtttctttgtttgtttttgggtggGGTCAGtagtttttggggtttttggggAAGAGATGTCTAAATGATTCAGTGCCTTTACACCTGTGCCTACTTCTTGTCCTCGGCAGCAAACGAATAAAAATCCTCCTGGTTCAAGACCATCCCTTCGCTGGctgtatttaaaaagatgcactCATCGAAGAATTTTTCGTCCTGCAAatttttcctcccccccccccccccccccccccctttctttttGGTGTTCTGAATTGAGGTTATTTCTGTTTCAGCAGCAGAAAGATTTGATGCATCAGCTTTAGGAGATGCCTACTCTTGTAGCGTTTCATTTTGGTCACTGTAAGATGGTGAACTGTCTCGCAAGGATTTCTGTACCACAAGCTCATCCTACAGTGCTGTTGGCCCAGAGAAGGCCACAGCAACTGAACAAAGACTTTGCAGCTGTTTTTTAACATTTCTATATACAAACTGGCTTGTTCCATGAGTAACTGTATAGTGGTAAACAGCCTGGCAGTGTTAACAACTTTGatacccccccactccccaaacCACAACCTGTTCAGAGTAAACTCTCAAATCCAAAATGCCTCTTTGGTTCCATGGAACAACTCGCAATTGCCAATTGGCCCTTGACCCATTTAAGCCCCGttctaaacatttattttaaatgctcacttttatttttattttatttttttaatcctgGGGTCATGATAGACTGTGACATGCCTCACCGTTTTCTGTAATTGCAGGTCTTTAGTTTAGCAAGGTTGGAATTAGCAATTTGCTCCTTTCCAAGAAATTACTGCAATACGGCCTCATTTAAAAACCTGAAGCCCATAGGCCTGCTACAAGTACTTGtgctcagcttttattttttattttgtcgttTTTAATGTTCTGCTTTCTTGTCCTCCTGCagtttgactttttaaaaacaccTGTTGCAGCAAATATTCTCAATGCCTGGAAAGGAATGTGCTTTGTCATGTCTCAAAATGACCTTTAAGAATTAATTTGGGTATCTTCTGGCTTCATGGAGCCTATTAAACAGTTGGTTGAAAAtactctgtttttctttttgcattttcaaacaaatCCTTTGTCTCCAGACCGGCTGAATGAGTGAAGTATTTATTTGCTATTGTTCTTTTGTCAAGGGTATCTCAGGGGTGGGGTCAGCTGATAGTGCAGAGGGAGTAATTTTCCAAACTGGGACCGTCCAAAGGAAGTTGTGAAGAGTTTATCCGTAGGGCTGGGCTAACCCACTGCcatgcacttccagtcccagaGGTGTGATGGATTAGCAGTCAGCATGACCCTTTCTTATCAATGTTCGAGCTTCACAACTGGACCCAAATTTGACTGCAGAAATGACAAATTGGGGATTGGGGGAttggggggattgggggggtgggtggggggtttgtTCTGCTGGGCGTTTCTCGTTGTGTTGTCCCATAATGCTTCACTGCGTCCAAGTGTTCTCTGCTACTGTTCGACTGGGTGGAAAAAAACCGCCTTGTCCTTGGAGGAGTGTTGGGCCTACCGACATGAGCACCCTGAGACGCAAGCTGCTCTCTTGGCTAGTTCATATGTGGAGATAGGCCTGTAATGTGAGGTAAATACTTTTGCTCTCCTGTTCACATCCTCCAAACTGAGTTCATTTTAAGTGTTGAATCCTACCTCCCCCAGTGCTCTCTTCCAAGATCTCTTATTTAAAACGGGGAAGAAGACAAAAGTATGACCAAGTGCTTGGTATAATAGCTAAAGTTTCACTGCCCAACTGGACTCTCTTTAAATCTTGAAGGCCTCCAAATATGTTTTGACTCTGCACTTAACCAATGGGAGTCCCTCTACTTCACCAGTTCAGCTGACCACTTTGCTAGTCCTGCAAAATGGTCGTTCTCCATCCATTTTGGACCATTTCCCTGAAAACAAAGATCTCCCTGAGATCAgaggcttcccccccccccccccccccccatgtagcCCTGAATGTTTTGAGTCaggatttttttgtgtttattttttttaaccttgtAAAGTGAATATGTCAAACTTGACTGTTAATCTACATGTCAATCTGTATTGCACTTTCTGTCCAGAATGGGTTTTGTATTTTCTAGGAGTGGGTGTCTTTAAGATGGTGAAAAGCTGTTCTTTAATACCgatccatttatttttaaatcgtCATGACATAAGACGAGGTCACATGCATGTATTGAGACCTTATTGAGTATAGACTTTACATTTGTAGCCTTGGGGTATCTTTGAGCTGTGAACTGATCTCCTGAATTTGCCTTGTGTAGGTTGAGGGGATCTGACCGTCTGGGTTGAGCCAAACAAGACGAAGGCTGATGAATTTCTGTCATCACTTCGGCCTGGTCCTCTGGATTAGACACTTCAGGTGGGTTTATACCAGAGATTTGTAGATGGCTTGTAGAGATACAATCACAGCACTCTCACTGATGCAGCATTATTGCAACTTGCTGTTAAAACACTTAaaactgtgttgtggtttgaggatgtttgttgctgcaattcctctctggATTGTTAAAAGTCccaaattacctattgtacctttttaagGAAATTACATCCCATTAAATGTTTCTTGTAAGATCTAGAAGCTGAAGTTAGGAAGTTTGcgaagtgttcttgagcaagaaaTCATGAGCGCATCCTTAAGTATTTTTTCGGAATGCGTGACACAAAAATGGGTCCACATATCCACATTTGCTATTTCTTCATTCCCTCATTCATTTCTTCAACTGAATTTGCTTGGCGTCGCGGGCAAAATGGGCAACGACATAGCCAAGGGACTATTTACGGGACGTTCGCTCTCGTATGGTTATAGTCTacttcttggtgtggatgggccttaagAATACTGCTCCAGGTTTAAATCCATTGCTATGTGAAAGGCACTCAACCCACATGGTAGAATTGAGCAGgttggcaaaaaaataatatttatatatatatatatatatatatatatatatatatatatatatatatatatatatatatatatatatatacatatacatacatacagcctACAGGTGTAGTGTAGTTTACTTGCCTTTTTTCACCTTAAGGGTTTTACTCTGTGgcattatccagctaactccctAATACTGCTTTGTGATGCAGACCCAAGTTCTCTGGCAGACACTGAGGGCGacgttggctcaggtggtaagagcagtcgtctggcagtcggagacttgccggttcgatcccaccctgggtttgtcgaagtgtccctgagcaagacgcctaacccccaaatgctcctgacgagctttTGGTTGAACAAAACCAggtcggtgagtgtgtgtatgaatgggtgaatgagaaacggcactttggataaaggcgctatataaatgccaaccatttaccactgtAATAAAAcaggattctctctctctgtcctctctctctctctctctctctctctccaggtgctGAACTCTGCAGATTTTCCTGAGGGCTTTGCTTTTATGAAGTCTTGACAGCCAGCCACAACATCGTTCAGAGTTTATATTTCCACTTTCCTCGCTGCAATCAGTCTGTTTTGTCACTtcagttgaaataaaatgttttttttacacaaacatCTTTGGTTTCACATGTCTCTGTGTTGAAAAATAAGTTGTTAATGTTTCTTAATGGCCAAACCTGCATTATCTGTATTGATTAGAAAAGGAAGCAtgtgcaaggcccttcaccatgcattgctctaggggaggattgtctcctgcttagtctaaaatcaactaagtcactctggataagagcgttaaAGGACTCCATCCCAAAACTAAACTTTGTCTCGGCCTACAACTGTATCTACACAACTAAAGAGTGTGGGATGTGGACTAATCTCATTGGGACTACCTTTAGGAGCTGATAAACT includes these proteins:
- the LOC133129109 gene encoding cold-inducible RNA-binding protein B-like isoform X3 yields the protein MSDDGKLFVGSLNYQTSEEALEVAFGKYGVILKVDVIRDRDTGRSRGFGFVTFQNPEDAKDAMEALNATELEGRCIRVDEAGKSGTRSGGGFRGGRGGGGGFYQQQRGSRGGRGYGGGDRYGGERSYGDRSGGGYGGGGYGSGSGGGYQRSSGGGRYGGSSSGGGGYSRDREQHGSYRDSDYG
- the LOC133129109 gene encoding cold-inducible RNA-binding protein B-like isoform X1 gives rise to the protein MSDDGKLFVGSLNYQTSEEALEVAFGKYGVILKVDVIRDRDTGRSRGFGFVTFQNPEDAKDAMEALNATELEGRCIRVDEAGKSGTRSGGGFRGGRGGGGGFYQQQRGSRGGRGYGGGDRYGGERSYGDRSGGGYGGGGYGSGSGGGYQRSSGGGRYGGSSSGGGGYSRDREQHGSYRDSDYGKYEWL
- the LOC133129109 gene encoding cold-inducible RNA-binding protein B-like isoform X2, which codes for MSDDGKLFVGSLNYQTSEEALEVAFGKYGVILKVDVIRDRDTGRSRGFGFVTFQNPEDAKDAMEALNATELEGRCIRVDEAGKSGTRSGGGFRGGRGGGGGFYQQQRGSRGGRGYGGGDRYGGERSYGDRSGGGYGGGGYGSGSGGGYQRSSGGGRYGGSSSGGGGYSRDREQHGSYRDSDYANE